ATTTTCTATGATATATGGATGATCTTAAAAAATTACCTTTTTCCAGAAGCGGGGAACCTGCGCCCATAAATCCGGCAGGGACATCGTTTGTCACCCCGGCCTGGGCACCGATCATGGCGCCATCTCCGATTTTTATATTATCCACAAGTCCGGCTTGAGCAGCAAGAATTACGGAATTACCGAGCTTGGTGCTGCCTGCAACTCCGGACTGGGAGATAACAAGACAATCTTCGCCTGTGGTTACGTTATGAGCAATCTGGACAAGGTTGTCTATTTTAGTTCCGGCACCGATTCTGGTTACGTCAAGGGCAGCGCGGTCGATACAGGTATTTGCACCTACTTCAACCTGATCCTGCAACTCGACAGTACCGATCTGAGGGATCTTCATATGCTTGCCGGAAACCTGAGCATACCCAAAACCATCACCGCCGATAACTGAACCGGGCTGAATGATGACTCCGGTACCGATAACAGTCCCGGCCATGATCGAACAATTCGGATAAATTATGCATCCCGGTCCGATAACAACATCTTCACCAACATAAGTACCGGAAAAGACTTTACAGTTAGGACCGACCTTTGCCCCCTTGCCGATAAAAGCAAAAGGATAAACAGTAGCGCTCTCGTCAACTTGTGCATCAGGATGAATAAAGGCCAGCTCATGAATTCCATCCACGCACCCCTGAGGGCGGGAAAAAACATGCATGGCTTTGGCAAGATCCATGTAGGGATTCTCGCTGATTAGAGCGGACTCAACCTGATCTGCATATTTTTCTTCAAGCACAATAGCTGCAGCTTTAGTAGTCTTCAGCGCAGCTTCATATTTAGCATTCGCCAAAAAGGACAGTTCTGAAGGACCGGCCAGTTCGAGTGTATTAAGACCCGTAATTTCCTTGTCCTTGCCCGCCATCTTCAGGCCGATAAGGCCGCCTAGTTCTGAGAGAAGCATAAGCCTTACTTCTTGCCTGCTCTGAATGCGCGGTTCATTTCAAGCAGCAGCTGGTTTGTGATATCAATGCTGTCATCCACGTACAGAAAACCGGATGTTTTCTTGTCGTAGATCGCAGTGTAACCATTTTTCTTACCATAATCGGTAACGATTTTTTTGAGCAGATCGATGACAGGTGTTGCTACCTTTTTTTCTTCCATCTGCATTTTGCGCTGAGTTGCCTGAGCAAGGTCCTGATAATCTCTTACCTTGCGTTTGAACTCAAGTTCTTTATCCTGCTTTGCTTCGAGAGAAAGAACGAGAGCCTGCTTCTGCAGTTCCTGCTTGAGGGTTTCAAGTTCATGCTGTTTGGTTTCAAGCTGTTTTTTTGCAGTTTCGAATCTCTTCTCCATTTTCTTCTGGGCGTCCTGACCTACCTCAGAGTCTTTTATCAGTTTAGCCATGGATGCTACCGCAATTTTCTGGGGTGCGGCGAAGGCAGAACTCTGAAAAGCAAAAACCAGAACCAATACTGCAAAAAGAATTTTACGCATTTTAAAAACACTCCTTATAATTCCTGTATAATATTCAGCCGAAAAGGCATGCCGAAAATCGACATGCCTATCGTTTACATCAATTTATAAAACCCTGCTAGAAGAACTGTCCCATTGAGAACTCAATCTTATGTCGGGAGCTGTCCTTCAGCTTATCAAGTCCGTAACCGTATTCAATTCTGATCGGTCCCATCGGCGAGAACCAGCGCAGACCGGCACCGATACTCTTGTACATGCCAAGGAACAACTCTTTTCCGTCAGCCTGCTTGGTATCGTAGAAGAAGTCCTGACCATCATTCCAGGAGTTACCTATATCAAAGAAGCCAAGGCCGACAAGACCGAGTTCTTCGTTGATCGGGAACAGAAGCTCAAAGTTCATGTAGAGCATTTTGTTACCGCCGATACGGTCATCGGAAGTGCTGTCACGGGGCGAAATCTCACGGCTGTCATAACCGCGTACGTTGTTGATACCACCGAGGTAGAATCTTTCAAACACGGGGATCTCGCCGTCTCCGAAGTTATCATGAATGAATCCGATACTACCCTTCCAGTGGAAAATAAGATCCCAGAAAACCGGGGTGAAGTAGTTGGAGTCATAAGTATACTTTACAAAGGAGTCATCCCCCATGAGGATACCTCCACCCATCTCAACAACAAGGTTGTTCAAAGTACCTGTGGACGGGTTGAAAGCCTTGTTCGTGGTATCACGTTTCAGACCTGCGGTAACAACACTGGACCAGTTAAAACCTTCGATGTCTTTAATATCCTGCGCAGCGGAGTCGGAAACATCGGATATTTCATAGTTATCCAAACGGTAGTTGGTGTAGAAGGAGGTATACTCGCCGAGAGGATAGCCCGCGGAAATAACACCACCGATTGTCTGCTTATCATAATCGGTATAGTCTTCGTTACGCCAGTAAGTCCTAAAACCGCCACCCCAGCGACTATCGTTAATGCGGGGGTTATAGAAGTTCAGACCATAACTGATGCTCTTGGAACTCCAGCCACCGTTAAGTCCGAATTCCCATCCGCGGCCGAACAGGTTGCGCTCAGTAATCTTCGCGGAGACAAATACGCTGTCAGAAGTAGAGTAACCGATACCACCACTGATCATACCGGTATTCTTGTCCTTGATCTTGACCTTTAGGTCCATCTCGCCAGGATCACCGGTAGGAACGGGTTCGATATCAACCTCGCTGAAGTAGTCAAGCTTGTTCAGACGGACGATTGAACGTCTAAGCTTTGAACCACTGAACTGGTCACCGTCGGCCAGACGCATTTCACGCAGAATAACGTTGTTCCGTGTTTTTGAGTTGCCTTCAATAACTACGCGGCGGATATGAACCTTCTGACGTTTTGACATTACAAAAGTAATATCAACAGTCTTGTCTTCTCTATGCTGGTCAAACTTAATGTTTGCTTCAGCATAAGCATATCCGTAGTTGGAGTAAAAATCTGAAAGAGATTTCATATCTTCACGCAGCAGAGAACGGTCAAGGTACTCCCCGCCTTCGGACATATCATCAGCAGTAATCAGTTCACGCAATCTTGATTTTTTGACAATCAAATCACCTTGAAAAGCAACTTTGCCGACTTTATAACGGTCACCTTCCGAAACTTTGAAAGTGACGTATATCCCGTCATCTTTGATCTCAACTTCGGGCTGCCCCACTTTTGCATCGATAAATCCGCGGTTGCCGTAGTAGGCATGGATGGCAGCAGCATCACGTTCAAGCAGCTCTTCCTTGAGAATACCGGTCTTGGTAAACCAAGAAAGCCACCCTCTTTCAGTCAGGGCTAATTCACCTTTGATATCATCTGG
Above is a genomic segment from Maridesulfovibrio sp. containing:
- the lpxD gene encoding UDP-3-O-(3-hydroxymyristoyl)glucosamine N-acyltransferase, with amino-acid sequence MLLSELGGLIGLKMAGKDKEITGLNTLELAGPSELSFLANAKYEAALKTTKAAAIVLEEKYADQVESALISENPYMDLAKAMHVFSRPQGCVDGIHELAFIHPDAQVDESATVYPFAFIGKGAKVGPNCKVFSGTYVGEDVVIGPGCIIYPNCSIMAGTVIGTGVIIQPGSVIGGDGFGYAQVSGKHMKIPQIGTVELQDQVEVGANTCIDRAALDVTRIGAGTKIDNLVQIAHNVTTGEDCLVISQSGVAGSTKLGNSVILAAQAGLVDNIKIGDGAMIGAQAGVTNDVPAGFMGAGSPLLEKGNFLRSSIYHRKLPDMAKKMSALEKRIKALEAELSKED
- a CDS encoding OmpH family outer membrane protein encodes the protein MRKILFAVLVLVFAFQSSAFAAPQKIAVASMAKLIKDSEVGQDAQKKMEKRFETAKKQLETKQHELETLKQELQKQALVLSLEAKQDKELEFKRKVRDYQDLAQATQRKMQMEEKKVATPVIDLLKKIVTDYGKKNGYTAIYDKKTSGFLYVDDSIDITNQLLLEMNRAFRAGKK
- the bamA gene encoding outer membrane protein assembly factor BamA, which produces MPRTRILLLLIAATFAFLMHFGAGKAQADEASSVIIAVLPFEVNADADTQYLKDSLPTLLSDRLREAGFRVVNQQKVRQIVDEQGFDYLNIQAAKDMALLSGAGYSVYGSFSQIGEDLSLDVRLVEAFGLKPAVPLFVSKKGLINLLPAVDELVSKMKLELLSQDKIAEIEVRGCRVLDKDVILMRTDIKTGDIYTPSKINADLKNIYALGYFDDVKVKVTDVPGGKKIIFDVNERPRIQAIAVKGEDAIDADDILAALNTKKGAVLNPKVLADDLNTLREMYRKEGYYNAKIDYSVEGEGAQARLNLNIDEGSKLYIEGIIIEGAKQLDPDDIKGELALTERGWLSWFTKTGILKEELLERDAAAIHAYYGNRGFIDAKVGQPEVEIKDDGIYVTFKVSEGDRYKVGKVAFQGDLIVKKSRLRELITADDMSEGGEYLDRSLLREDMKSLSDFYSNYGYAYAEANIKFDQHREDKTVDITFVMSKRQKVHIRRVVIEGNSKTRNNVILREMRLADGDQFSGSKLRRSIVRLNKLDYFSEVDIEPVPTGDPGEMDLKVKIKDKNTGMISGGIGYSTSDSVFVSAKITERNLFGRGWEFGLNGGWSSKSISYGLNFYNPRINDSRWGGGFRTYWRNEDYTDYDKQTIGGVISAGYPLGEYTSFYTNYRLDNYEISDVSDSAAQDIKDIEGFNWSSVVTAGLKRDTTNKAFNPSTGTLNNLVVEMGGGILMGDDSFVKYTYDSNYFTPVFWDLIFHWKGSIGFIHDNFGDGEIPVFERFYLGGINNVRGYDSREISPRDSTSDDRIGGNKMLYMNFELLFPINEELGLVGLGFFDIGNSWNDGQDFFYDTKQADGKELFLGMYKSIGAGLRWFSPMGPIRIEYGYGLDKLKDSSRHKIEFSMGQFF